CAGAGCCAGCTGTCCTACCATTAGACGATCCCGGAACGGGCATGTCGCGCAGGTGCGGCGCCGCGACGAAGCCCCTATATAGTGAGCACTCCCCTGCCTGTCAATTCATGGATTGCGGCCCGATTCGGGGTTCCTCCCGCCCGTGTGGGCATGGTAAGATGCCGGCTCCCCAACTCAGGACCGGACATGAAGAAGATACTCGTCGCCGAAGATTTCGAAGTGCTCTCGAAGCTGATCCGCAACGCGCTCAAGGGCGTGGAAGCCCAGCTCATGGAGGCCTACGACGGTGCCGAAGCGCTCAAAATGGCGCTGGCCGAGAAACCCGACCTCATCATCATGGACATGGACATGCCCAAGATGACCGGATTCGACGTGACCCGCAGCCTGCGCGCCAAGCCAGAATTCGCTGCCACGCCGATCCTGATGCTCACCGCCACCGGGGATGAGCGCAGCGCCAGGGACGCCGGCGTCACCGCCTTCATGTACAAGCCCTACTCCCCCGCAAAGCTGCGCGAGAAGGTCCAGGAACTACTCGATCACTGAGTGCTTATTGCCCGGGTTCGGGATCGCCGACCTGCGA
This genomic interval from Chrysiogenia bacterium contains the following:
- a CDS encoding response regulator yields the protein MKKILVAEDFEVLSKLIRNALKGVEAQLMEAYDGAEALKMALAEKPDLIIMDMDMPKMTGFDVTRSLRAKPEFAATPILMLTATGDERSARDAGVTAFMYKPYSPAKLREKVQELLDH